From Gossypium raimondii isolate GPD5lz chromosome 11, ASM2569854v1, whole genome shotgun sequence:
ATTTTTTACGCAAGGAGCCGAGagtaaagataatttttatttttttactctaTGACATCAaactcctttctttttcttttggcaGTGTCGGCACCTTACCAgaaatacaaatcaaaatacaagAAAGTCACTAATCTAATATATATGGGTATGGgtcaaatcaattaattctaaaatttggcTTTAAAGTCCACATTGGGCCTCTAAGTTTAGTCTCCTAAGGCCCATCACACattaatattagatttatattattaatgttatataattaataattaaaaaatactttgttaatataaaatataaccttATGACTTAATGAGACGAAATTATCgaaatacaattatatattaaatcattttagaaataaaaaacttaattacgatataataaaagaaattaatattatgaggtgacaaatttgagaaaataaatgaattaaataaatagaaaagacaaggaacatatttttaacttaaaaaataaaaaataaaagtcaaaCTCTAAAAATAATGGCCCGACCCCACTTTTATCCCTTATTCCTTGTTtccattttggtttttttgtcttatttattctttcatgccctaaaattaaaatttccattCCTTAAATTCCTACCCTTTTTACCATTGCCACCCTCATCAATTCTGTGTAAAAATTCCCAATAAGAAGCCATGCAACAATGTCTAGTTGACAACTTTTCAAAGTTAACTGTTAATGTCGAAGCAAAGACACCACCACCAGCTGATGATTCACTTTTCGACCCTGAAATTTGTCGGACTCCAACTTCTGAAGAACATCGGATCCCTGAACTCTTGTCTTGTCCTCCTGCTCCTAAGAAACGTAAAGGTTCTTTCTCAACAGACGTGAATGAATCCAAGAAAATTGTGGAAGATAAAGAGATTATTCAGATTATTTTTCCACCCCACCAAGATTCATCGTCTTCTACACTACCACCTAAGCCGTCTTCTTCCATGGAGTGATGATGGGGTTGgcttctgtttcttttttccttACCTTTTAATCTGTTAGAAAATTGAAGGAATTTTAGGGATgtatatttgattgtttttttatagaaaaaagaagcagccaaaaaaaaaaatcccaattatgagatatattaatctaattgaatagttttagggtttagagttatCCACAATGAATCTAAGATTTTGTTTGATACATTGGCGgtgagatttttaattttataaaatagtcgatatgattaattaatatttaaaatttaaatgaatgaatgaaaattttaaatctatttgtgaaattaaaacCGTCGTTATTAATGTATCGGATAATAATCTATAGTAATATAAGTGTTAAATGATTTAATAGATACAAATGTTTGAATATTGGTAGCCTTATGtcaaaaacttaataaaatattttgttaattgatGCCCCATAGCAGTTTTTGTGTATTTTATGATGTTTTTTTGTTATGTAATGTCTGTTCTTTTGTTATTCTTGTGTATGATTTGTATGATTTTCATAATGATATCATTTTGGTTGGTTCAATCTTCATTGGCTATAAAGTAGTTGGGACTAGAAAATTTGTTGGTGAATATATATTAGAAAGGCTTTTTGGGAGCATTGATGTAGGACCATGTTATTTGGGAATTAGGAAGTCAAAAAAGGtttgcttttgaaaaaaaaaataaagtatttggTTCATTTTAAAGGAATGGAACGTAGATTCGgattttaaagataatattattGTCTGAATATATTTATAGATATTTTTAGATATGTGCAAGATTTGTGTACTAATGATTTTAATGGTTATAAggaatttttcatttaaaattctctctcaaaaaatattactttaaatttattttgtatcgTATATACCAATATTACGTGAAATGAATTTGGATTGATTGCCTTTTAGCATGTCACAGCAAAATATTGTTCTTAATTTATCTTGTATTGTACGTACCAATATTACACAAATAAAGacatatttttaccaatttaattacttagtttACTTTCATGatttaaatctctaatttaactctctaacttTGTTCAAATGCATGTTGgttttaattaacataatataattattatttattaaataaaataatttttaatttataaatcatattgCACTAGAGTTGTTATTGGACATAGCAAAAAAGTCATTTTTCCACTATGATATCctatcatatgtatatataatctACAAGGTTCTTTGTAAATGGTAAGAAGCAACATTTTCACACTCTAATAATTTGACATTTAGTAACATATTCTATTGACACGTGGaactataataattaaataagaaggTAATAAAAATCGtattatttgatagattttGCTTAAATTAGTCCCTACATATTACATGAGTGAGTGAGCAAAACAGTCtctttattaaaagtttatatatgataaaataataaatttagtccttaatgtttacacatttatttaatttgaccCCTACTCTTTTTggaagtaaattaaattttttaaaccaaTAAGACTAAAGAGTCAAAAAGGCATTactaccaaaattaaaattataaaattaagcacttttaaaattttaaattattaaaaattataaaacattataaaaacattataaaattataaattttttattaaaaataacaatacctTATGAAGGCATATTTGATTACCTTATTAAGGCATATTTGATTACCTTATTTACCACATATTgaacataattttattattatttcatatttgaataCAATATACATGTTAAAAATTGGTAATAACTTGTTTATGGAACGACAATTAATgctatttaagttaaaaattttgttattttaggtaaatttttgttattttgttattttaggtaaatttttgttattttgttattttaggtaaaattttatttatggaacgacaattatttttttttttaaagcaaaaacaagcTGGCAGATAAGCTAAGAGCAAGACTATCTCTTCCCTGAACAACAACAGAAATAGCTATCACCTTTCTTGAAATTTCTGTGAACACCTTTAAGCTATGTTCCGTATCAAATGCCATTCTAACAATACAATCAGCAATTTTATTGTAGTCCCAGGGAATATCCTATGTTAGCCTACAGATAATGAATAACTCatcaaaaatattgattttcttaaaaGCTAGTCGAGAACCAATGAAAAATGTGATCTAAGCAGGGAGATAAGGAGAGAAACAAACTACTGATTTTCTTAAAAGAGATGAGTGAGAGGCTGTATAAGATTAGCAGCTCTATGTCTAACCTTCAAAAATATGCAACCAGTCCAACAATTAAGGATGCCCCAATAACAAAACATTAGAAGGTATCCAAGCATGCTATTAACACATGAGAAATTATGAATAGTATAAGAACAAAATAAGGAAATTAACTCATCATTACGTACAAAAACAGAGGAACAAGCGTGGAGGGGGTTCTTAACAATGAACAAAGAAGATTAAGCCAATTAACAAAATTCACAAACAAATATATGAAGATCCATTTACTAATTCTTGAAATGttcttttcaaacaaaattatcAACTAACAAAACTCAAGTAATTAAAGAAAACGGAtatgaaattctaaatttagcaaaaatcAAAGCAAGAAGTGTACAGAAAGTGAACTGAAACAACACTTACTGCTTTGATGTAGTGATGATGAAGAATGATGGAATTCATTGCTGGTAAAAGTAAATTTGATGCGCGAAGAGCAGGGAGTCCGCCCTATCCAGGGAGAAGCTCCAAAGTGGGAATCTCGTATCCTTTCTTATTAATACTTTGGCACATTGTTTATTCACTCACCCAACACTTCCTACACCTTTCTTTCCCAATCAATAACATGACAGTGgcattataaaaaaatggttgttCCTTGAGTTGGCTTTAACAATGTAGATATAAAGAATTACAGACGAGGACAGGGAGAGATGACAAAAGACATCTTCGGGAAGTACACTTCAGATATTCGCTTGTTAACTTAAAAGCTTCTCAACATTTTATTTAGTACCAAAACATATCTAAAGGGCACAAGCTTGTTCCTAGAATAAAGAAACCTTTAGCACTAGTACTGGAATGGGGGCATTCAACTAGGAATACCCTTCCAAAAATTGGCGTATGCCGCTTATAGTGACGAGCACACGGTATTCTTTAGTAAAAGGCGAAAGAATAGTTCGCTCTGTGCTCATCACACGGCTCCGTGAAATGCAATCAATCTACAAGTTGCTTTATAAATACGAGGAGAAGCTGCTGCTTGCTTTTCCGGTGCGATGTGGGACCTGACTTTATGGTAGCTTTATCCACTGTAATACTGAATACATTCTGCTCTCACTGATACTAGATATGGGAAGTCTCAAATTTTTCACTAgattggtattttttttttaatcaatttccaATAGACAGCTGAGAGTCTAGTTATTATTCAATGATTCCTTTTGAAAAGGAAGAGAGCTAAGAACTTGGAACCAACTTTTGTGCAGGCTAGAGGGAAAATTTAACAGTAACCAGTTCTTTGCTTTAATACTGCTGATGTCCCCCAAATAGAATGGCAAATGGCAATTAATATCACAACATCTACGGTAGCAAACTTCAGAGATTGAGACTGCAAAACTTGCACATCAGGAATGAGTAGAGCAAACCCAATCAAATCCACTAATAGATAGTAGCCAACATGGAAGTTCATCATAGCTCATGTATATCATCCATTCAAAAACTTTATTTGTTAGATTAAGAATTGTTAGGATAATTATCATTATTGGCCCACACCCTTCTCAAGTTTGTGCCTGGGTCAAACCCTAATGAGTTCGTAGGCTTGATCCAAGTACTAAGCTCGCAAGGTAAGTACGCAAGTTGACCAATCAGACTTGGTCTCTAAATTACAAGGTTCAATATTGCGAAGCTGCATTTGCATGAGCTCGGAACCATGAAGACGCATGTTTAGGCTAGAATAGGGAACATGTCTTACGTGCATAGAGTCTATCTATCGATGAACAGTATCCTATCGTATAAATAGGTAGACCACATTTGAAGGACATATAGAAAATACTCaacaatgttaatttttttactttttaaatttaaattagaagaaaactactTACTTTATGCATTTGGTTTTAAGTCTAATAAAAGTATTTATCCGATGCTTTATCATATAGTTTACCtgtatgaattattaaaattgaaatcaaattggTGTGGCTAAaatctttacctttcttaagCTTACTAAAGAACTTTCATTGTTCTTTTTAAGTATTTGCTAGCAAACGTTAGCTTTCTTTCTCTAGATACATCCTTGATTTCGTATACAGAGAGTAgacttttgaaattgagttcCTCATTTcagtctatatatatatatatatatatattatttaacaaCTGAAAAACTGTCAAAAAACTTATGTTAAATTGGATTATATatcgttttcaaaataaaagttgttcATGTGGCCAATTTAAAGCTACGTAAAAACCATGTAAGCAAGGATAATGTATCTACCTTCACTTCTTTGTAATAGTGCTGAAAAATCTTCCAACACTCAGTCGAAAACCTTATGACACcaacttaacattttttttgCTTGACCTTCCATGCTTATAATATTGATCACGtgaacaattttttttgattaaaaaaaatcacatcaTCTAATTTAACGAAAGATCTTTGACAATATTAATTAGAACTATATAAtgtaattcaaataatttaatatgtaaacaTAAACCTCAATTGAATCCACACCAATGGTTAAAAGAGAAGTTTAGGTGAAGACCTCACTCACAAAAAATATCAGTTAGATTAGATAATAGTCTGATTGCATAGCATCATGTAACATATCCACAATGTCTAGGGATGTAAGAAATGGCATCTGTGTACTCAAAATATCAATGAGGCAAAgaatttaaactataaaaatcaGGATGCAGATGTCCTTTTTATCTCCCTCAACTGCACTTATTCATATACTTTTTATCATGCTGCTGAAAAGTAGGTTTCTTGTCAAAATTTTCCCAATAAACTTCGATTTTGTCTAACATTAGTATCCGACACATTCAAACATGACCCTTCTTTGAATATATGAAAAACCCGTTTCGAAATGATTAAACAAGAAAACAGAGAAGCAGAAGAAACAACTCAGGAAAAGCAATAATCCTCTCTTATTTCCCAAAATGTTCAGTTGACATTAAGTGTTAAAGAAAGAGTCATTACTAAAGACACCAAACACAAGTAATTATACATTGATTGAAATATCTGCTTTTCTTGTAGGGAGCACAACATTTTTATTTCCAGGGAAGGCATTCCGGGAAATGTCTACGAGAGCCTTAAAACTGTATGGTTCATGCATAGATATTTCAGACAGTACTTTCCTGTTCAATTGTATGTTCTCTTTCATCAGTCCATGCATGAAGTTACCATAGTTTACCTGTAAACAAAAgcaaatcacaaaaaaaaaaaaaaccaaagcaTTAATGCATGTGAGCAGTTAAAATTTACCAATTGTAATTAGTTTATTCCTAACTCATGTACTAAAACGTGAGAAAAAAGTATAGCATTCATGCACTCAATTTGGTATTTGTTAAGAGAAAGATAACACATTGGATACAATTATAATTATGGTTGAAAGTATCCCAAAAAAATAACTACATActgatattaaaaaaaacttcatagatcaaataatatgttaagACTTGACACTCCAGCAATGACAGATTTATGTACCATAGAGAAATAAAGTTCTGGTCTATGTTACTGGGCTTGGAGGCGAGGTCAGGTAGAAGTATGTATTCGATACCGGTATGCacaatctttttaaaaaattccccACATTTGAAGGATCATACCCCAAGAACAATGTCTGACTACGTGTCAGAAAAAGGTAATTTAGGAAAAGTGAAGAGCAGGAGTAGCATTTTGTGGTTAAGTTTTCTATACTATAAAGTTATGGGCTTATAAATTTGACTTATATACGGTTGAGCGTGAGTGACAACAAAGAAACAGGTATAAAAGGGCATTGTACTCAGCAGCACATGTCCATAGTCAACAACCAAGGCAGTACATGCATAGGCATCATTTGAATGACACATCAGGCCAAGGTGCCCAACAATCATGCTTACAGCAGCAAGCTCATACCCCCAAAATATAGCACACTATTCATGCAAGGCAAGCAAAATAAGGAACTTCAAATTCAATAGATAATCAGAAAATAAACCAACAATAAAGCTGGCCTAGTATTGGTAAATGGTTTTAGCTTTCCACACGCAGTTTATGAGGGGTATATTTAGACTCCAAGAAAACAAAAGTTTAATAATCCAAGAAATCTCATGAGAGCATATTGGATGAAATGAAGCAAGTGCATCCATggaagaatattaaaaaataaaggtaattaTGGCTGATATTAAGCGAGCGAAACTTTTGGAGAGAATATAACTTGCATGTGTGAAAGGAGATGTGATAATTAAAAAACCATTCATGAAATCATTATTACTtactcatttctctttttcttttccagtcTTTTCCAGATGGCAAACATGAGAAAAACAAGAAGACCAAATCTATGATCATAATAAGCATTAATCTATCTATTATCTTTACGCAAACCCTACACCCCCAAACAACTAGAGTTAAGCTGAGTTGTTGCGATTACTTCCAAATTCATTTCACCAATACAAACTTATTTCCGCAGTTGTATTATATACAAAAAGGTCTACTATGTCTTGGTCAGGGGAAccttatttcttgttttcaaatattataatgatcaatgagaggaaagaaaaatggttaaataataaaattcaattgctGGCCTCTTTTGATATAACAGACCTCCAAAAGGTAGTATAGAGATTCCAAAAGATTATGTTAAATGAAATGCTTAGATATCTTTATTGacaatcataaaatattaactcaACCTACTAGAATTCCTTTAACGATCAAATGCAGGTTTCTTGTGTAAACTACTTGAACACTGACTATATAAGATTTTGATCCTATATGATTAATCATGGTGTTTTTATTGTCACCAAACCATAggcaccaaaagaaaaaaaaaaacacttatttatgCATTCTGTTACATGATATAAATACAATATAGTATGCTCAATTCCATTCCTAGCTTTGTGAACTTCAAACAATGGATCAAGATGTtagaatctataagaaaaagCAAAAATCACACATGCCATGTGAAGAAAAAACCAGACTGATCAATTAAACCCGGAACTGGTGGCCTGTCTGGTCTGGTACATCCCCAAGAATTGAGGAAGCAATGAACCGGGAAAAGACAGGTAAAAAACCAATCTCTTTCAAGATTTGAACTTTTAAACTCAAGATGATATATTAAAAAGCATATCATTAAGCCAAATACATATTCTTAttaacatttaacttatattttaattgcataatcCCGTTTAACTTGTTGTTTGAACTCTAATCCGGTTTTTAATTCATTGATAAGAACTAACTAGTTGGTGTGCAAAAATGGCATCTACAAGTCACAACCTATATCAGTTATCTTTCAGTAAAGctaataaaatcaaaaccatAACAAGATTCAGAAGGACATTACAAAAGATGATTCAAAAAATGAAGGAATAGCAACATCAAGAAAGTTTGAATTAGAGGAGGAATACGGTAAGCAAATAGAAATTTCAGATTCAAAACGGCCAAGGGGAGGAAAAGAGAGATTACCCCATGTTGACGAGTGCCAGCATTGATGCGTTGAATCCATAAAGAACGCATGTCACGCTTCTTGTTTCTGCGATCTCTATAGGAATACTGCAAGGCCTTCTCAACCCGTTCTCTTGCTATCCGTATACAGTTCTTTGCCCTTCCCCTGAATCCCTTGGCCAACTTTAATATCTCCTTCTTGTtcattttttcacttttcaGCTATCTGTACAAAATTTTATACCACTATTTTCATTCCTTTCGACATGATATGTGTTTATAATAAACTAAAAGACAGACATGAAAATGATACGATTATTGCTAACCTTGACTTCGACTATAATTCTATGATGCTCGTACTCGCCTGAACGGCGGCCACACCAGTTTCGACACGATGCCGATAAGGACACCGCTATTGGCTTTTGAAGAAGAAGTGGTGGTGGCCGATCAAAAGAAAAGCAcaggaaaagaataaaaaattaagctgTGCGGCTGAGGAAAAGAGAAGAGGAAGAAGCTAGGGTTTATGGGCACACTTGTATGGGCTGACGGTTTATGTGCTTTGGTCTGAGCcatatttgggttttaattagatAATAAGACATTAGcccaaatatatttcaatgtttaataagaaaaaaaataaactattaaaatagtcacttttgtacGTTATCACGTTGTAGTATTTTAGTTACTGGGCTATTAATTATCGctaatggtgtaacggtaagttgacgtggcacattaaattgttagttcaaacaaaaattttaaattaaattatacaattgatccccatattttttagttttgagcaatttaatttttttaaatgttttttaactTGAGTTTCGAGtttgagtcgagttgaatttcaTAATTCGAATCATTCAAATAATAGATTGGTGTAATTCCCTTTGGTCCCTGACAACTTTGAAAGTGAGCAAATTAGCCTCTCTCAAcacaaattacaaaataatcaaaataatcttctttttgagcaatttatttttttcttttatgttcttttaactttttttattatttattctccATTCTATTCTACttctccctttattttcctcccttcttcatctcttttaacgtaaaagaaaaaaaaaattgctcaaaacaaaaaaaagtataaggtccaattgataatttaacctaaaattttagtttgaaatgatgatttaacgtgccaagTCAACTTacgttacaccgttaacgacaattaacgctcagtgactaaaatgttaccaCACCATAACgcaagtgactaaaatgtaacatttcaaacataagtgactattttgatagtttacccttaaattatttaaattacttattaaataagttattattctattcaaattttgTTTGATGTTCATACCTATTAGGatcataattaaattgtacactAAGCTTATACATCACAAAGATAAGAAAAGTAgtatcatatatttttatatatacacaaatatgTACTTTTTTTTAGAGTCTCCGTACTGAATTTCTAAAATGTAAGAGAAACATGAACAAACGATCAAGATATAGGGAAAGCTTAAGAATGAGAAATGTTTTGTTGCTTAATATCAATGATCAAGATATACACCATGCCTCACATTTTTCACCTCCCATATATTAACCTCTCTATTAGGGCCTGTGATAGATATCAAGCTCGATGACGTCAGCTAGCAACCGCGGTTGGTTCGCACCTACTCTGCTTCGAATGTCAACGTAGTTCATCTTGAACGGATAAAGGGAAATGTAAAACAATCAAAAACACTAACTAACAAGCAAGCCAGCCacaccaaaattcaaacaagaaataaaattttgctcaagtAATTAAAGAAACCTGCATTGAAGGGAAATTATTAATACGTAATACGTAATAAAAAGCTTTAGGGTTAAACCagaaaccaaaatttcctttaagaattgaaattaaattgtaatttgcacgataatacaaatacaattttatcataatttatatatttataatttttaaaattaaattaaatttgtatattttaaagagattaaAGTGTAATTTCACCTTTATGTTTCCAATACTTTACGCTTCACTGCTCAAGTTCCTCTTTGTGGTATAAACTTACATTTTAAACCCTTCATGTATACAGAAACTTCTTTTTATATGTAAGGGTAAAAACgtaattttatttagataagTAATCCAAATTACATCACTGAAGATAAGTAATCCAAATTACATCACTGAAGACTTAACAACAAGCTTAGAGACCGAAAACAACAGCATATGAGCACAGCAGCATCGAAGGCGCAGTAAGTTGCTATAccaatttaattcattcatttttc
This genomic window contains:
- the LOC105761743 gene encoding uncharacterized protein LOC105761743, with product MNKKEILKLAKGFRGRAKNCIRIARERVEKALQYSYRDRRNKKRDMRSLWIQRINAGTRQHGVNYGNFMHGLMKENIQLNRKVLSEISMHEPYSFKALVDISRNAFPGNKNVVLPTRKADISINV